One Syntrophorhabdaceae bacterium genomic region harbors:
- a CDS encoding ankyrin repeat domain-containing protein yields the protein MKKMPLAGLLILALIAVTAVPVFTGEIHDAILAKDIAKVRQLLDQGVNVNVLGEYKRTPLHFAAAWGNIDLVRLLIDRGANIDARDHVKQTPLHMAAESGTADIVKLLIEKGADVNALTEYKETPLHRAAGQGMADAAALLIQKGANVSARSLTQDTPLHVAAEYGDKGAAGRGNNEELVKLLIENRADVNARNNTGDTPLHRFAGGYSSTNKLAALLINKGADVNIRNNNGDTPAMIAEKRGKPERVAILRKTG from the coding sequence ATGAAAAAGATGCCTCTTGCCGGGCTGTTAATCCTTGCCCTGATAGCCGTAACAGCAGTCCCGGTGTTTACCGGAGAAATACATGACGCGATACTGGCAAAAGATATTGCCAAAGTCAGGCAACTATTGGATCAAGGCGTGAACGTCAATGTCCTTGGCGAGTACAAGCGGACTCCGCTGCATTTTGCTGCCGCGTGGGGCAATATTGATTTGGTGAGACTGCTTATTGATAGGGGCGCAAACATAGACGCCCGTGATCACGTCAAGCAAACACCGCTACATATGGCAGCTGAATCCGGCACTGCGGATATAGTTAAACTGCTGATTGAAAAAGGGGCGGATGTGAATGCCCTGACCGAATATAAGGAAACCCCGTTGCACAGAGCAGCCGGGCAAGGCATGGCCGATGCAGCTGCGTTGCTCATACAGAAAGGCGCAAACGTAAGTGCCCGGAGCTTGACTCAGGATACTCCGTTGCATGTAGCAGCCGAGTATGGGGACAAAGGTGCGGCAGGAAGAGGTAATAACGAGGAACTGGTGAAGTTGCTAATTGAAAATAGAGCTGATGTTAATGCACGTAACAACACTGGAGATACCCCGCTACACAGGTTCGCCGGGGGATACAGCTCTACCAACAAGTTGGCGGCACTGCTCATTAATAAGGGGGCTGATGTAAATATCCGGAATAATAACGGGGATACACCGGCTATGATTGCGGAGAAAAGGGGGAAACCCGAGCGAGTTGCCATATTGCGCAAGACCGG